Genomic DNA from Providencia sp. PROV188:
GTGAGCGGTTGCGTCTCGCACCCTTTGCTAGCAAACGAATTTTACCTTCCCCTTCCGTGAAAAAGTCAATTAATAGACTTGTTTCACTGTAAGGACGGGAATGGAGCACAAACGCGCGTTGCCAACCACTCACGGTGTCACCGATTATTTTAAATCGTCAACATAGCCCAGACTGCGCAGTGCTCTTTCGTCATCTGCCCAACCGGATTTAACTTTAACCCAAAGCTCTAAGTGAACTTTCGTTTCAAACAGGCGTTCCATATCAATACGAGCTTCTGTACCAATGGTTTTCAGCTTGCTACCTTTATTACCGATAACCATTTTTTTCTGGCCTTCACGCTCAACTAAAATCAGACCGTTGATATGGTAGCCGCCTTTATCCATCTCTTTAAACTGTTCAATTTCAACAGTCACAGAGTACGGTAACTCATCACCTAAGAAACGCATCAGTTTTTCACGGATAATTTCAGAAGCCATAAAACGCTGAGAGCGGTCTGTAATATAGTCTTCAGGGAAGTGGTGAATAGCTTCAGGGATATGCTGTTTCACAATCTTCGCGATGGTATCAACACCAGTGCCTTTTTCTGCACTGATTGGTACGACATCCAAGAAATTCATTTTTTGGCTGATCATACCGATGTGTGGCAGTAAGCTGGTTTTATCCACCACATTATCAATTTTGTTGATCGCCAAAATAACTGGGCAACGTAAGCTAGATAGCTTGTTCAGCACCATTTCATCATCTGGTGTCCAGTGGGTACCTTCAACCACAAAAATAACCAATTCAACATCGCCAATAGAGCTAGATGCTGCGCGGTTCATCAAACGGTTAATCGCTCTTTTTTCTTCGATGTGAAGACCAGGGGTATCGACATAGATAATTTGGTAATTATCTTCTGTGTGGATCCCCATAATACGGTGGCGAGTTGTCTGAGGCTTTCTCGATGTGATCGAGACTTTTTGCCCCAGTAACTGGTTTAACAGTGTTGATTTCCCAACATTTGGTCGTCCAACTATGGCAACAAAACCACAGTGGGATTGTAATTCACTCATTCAATCTCCAAGATTTTCAATGCTTGTTCTGCTGCGGCTTGCTCCGCTTTACGACGGCTTGAACCTATGCCGTTAATCGGCTCTTCAATGCCGCTCACTTGGCAATGGATCGTAAATTCTTGATCATGAGCTTCACCTTTCACATGTACCACTAAATAGTTCGGCAGTGGAAGATGACGTCCTTGCAGATATTCTTGTAGCCGCGTTTTCGGGTCTTTTTGTTTATCACCCGGACTAATTTCATCCAATCTTACTTTGTACCATGCCAGAATGATCTCTTCGATAGTTTGAATATTACTGTCGAGGAAAATCCCACCAATTAAGGCTTCAACGGTATCAGCTAAGATTGATTCTCGGCGGAAACCGCCACTTTTTAATTCACCCGGGCCTAAACGTAAACATTCACCGAGTTCAAATTCACGGGCAATTTCAGCCAGTGTATTTCCACGCACTAACGTTGCGCGCATACGGCTCATATCACCTTCATCCACCTTAGGAAAACGATGATAGAGATCGTTAGCAATCACAAAACTGAGAATTGAATCACCCAAAAATTCCAGTCTTTCATTATGTTTGCTGCTAGCACTTCTATGAGTTAATGCCTGAATTAATAAATCATTTTGCTGGAATGTATATCCCAGCTTACGCTGTAATTTTTCTAACAAAGAGGGGTTCATGTGCGCCCAACCATTCTACGTTTAATAAAAAAGCACACGCAACAGACCTGTAAAATCAGCTATTTTACAAAACTGTTGCGTTTGCACTGACTTCCGTCGACCATCACTCGTAAGCAATTGATATTCGAAAAATAACTTTTATGAATTATCGGAATTTAACGAGGATAGTTAATAATTAGGAAGTCAATAATGTTTAAAACAACATTATTGTACACTGGGTAAAATAATAATGCTTATGATAATGCGAGTTTTCTAATGAAAACCCGCATTGTCTGAAATGAATTATAGAGGACCAATTCGGCTAAAGCGAATACCTGTAGGCCATTCGTTCTCTTGTTTATCTAAACTTAACCAAATAAACACTGCACGCCCCACTAAATTTTGCTCAGGAACAAAGCCCCACATACGGCTATCAGAGCTGTTGTCTCTATTATCCCCCATCATGAAATAGTGTTTCTCAGGCACAATCCACTCATTAAGCGGTAAACCTGGTTGTACATATTTTGATTGAGTAATGTAGTTATTAATCGTCAAAATTTGGTGCGTAACGGTATCTAATTTCTCACTTCGACCATATTGGCGCAGTGAGTTATTTGGTAACGCTTGGTCTACTGGGATTTGATAATTACCATATTGATTATCAACCACAGAGCTATTTTCAAATACCATTGTCCATTCACTTGGTTCTAATGGACCATAAGTGACCGGCAATTTTTCTGTGCATTTATTGTCTGCGCAGTTAGGGTAAATGGTCAGCTCTTTCGCTTCTGGGTTATAAATGATTTTATCCCCCGGCAAACCAATAACGCGTTTCACGAAGTCTACATTTGGCTCTTTCGGATATTTAAATACCGCAATATCTCCACGATTAGGCTTACCCGTTTCGATTAATGTGGTTTGAGTAATAGGATCTTTCAATCCATAAGAAAACTTCTCAACCAGCATAAAATCACCAACTAAGAGCGTTGGCATCATCGAACCTGATGGGATTTGGAACGGCTCATAAATAAACGAACGAACAATCAAAACAATGGCTAACACAGGAAAAATTGAGGTTCCCGTTTCCAGCCACGACGGACGACGAACCGCTTTCGCAAGTTCATCTTCGTTCATTGAGCCGTTTGTTACTTCCCGCAATTTTTTAAGCTTCGCTTTACGTGCTGGCGCAAACTTAAATTTATCTAAGCACCAAATAATCCCTGTCACCAGTGTTGCTAGTGTGAGGATCAGGGCAAATGTGTTAGCCATTAAGACTCCTTGTAAACTTAGCTGTCTTTACCAACGTGCAATATAGCAAGGAACGCTTCTTGTGGGAGTTCAACGTTACCCACTTGCTTCATACGTTTCTTACCGTCCTTTTGCTTCTGTAACAGTTTCTTCTTACGGCTAACGTCACCGCCATAACATTTGGCAAGAACGTTTTTGCGCAGCTGTTTCACTGTAGAACGAGCAATAATGTGGTTACCAATTGCTGCTTGGATAGCAATATCAAACTGTTGACGTGGAATAAGCTCTTTCATTTTTTCCACTAACTCACGTCCGCGGTACTGCGAGTTGCCACGGTGAGTGATCAGCGCTAAAGCGTCGACACGTTCGTTGTTGATTAACACATCCACACGCACCATGTCTGACGTTTGGAAACGCTTGAATGAATAATCTAAAGAAGCATAACCACGAGAGGTTGATTTTAAACGGTCAAAGAAATCCAGAACCACTTCTGACATCGGAATTTCGTAGGTTAGAGAAACCTGATTCCCGTGGTAAACCATGTTGGTTTGTACGCCACGTTTTTCAATACACAGAGTGATAACGTTACCTAAATACTCTTTAGGCATCAGCATATGGCACTCAGCGATAGGCTCTCTTAACTCTTCGATGTTATTCAGCGGTGGTAATTTCGACGGACTATCCACATAAACAATCTCGCCGTTAGTTTGCTGAACTTCATAAACTACCGTTGGTGCCGTGGTGATCAGATCAAGATCGTATTCGCGTTCTAAACGCTCTTGAATGATTTCCATGTGCAGTAAGCCAAGGAAACCACAACGGAAACCGAATCCTAATGCTGTTGACGTTTCTGGTTCATAGAACAAAGAAGCATCGTTCAGGCTTAATTTACCCAATGCATCGCGGAAGGCTTCATAGTCATCAGAGCTAACAGGGAACAAACCCGCATAGACTTGAGGTTTAACTTTTTTGAAGCCTGGTAATGCTTTATCTGCTGGGTTACGAGCACCAGTTAAAGTATCCCCGACAGGTGCGCCAGTGATGTCTTTAATCGCACACACTAACCAGCCTACTTCACCGCAGTTAAGCACATCACGGTCAATTTGTTTTGGTGTGAAAATACCGAGGCGATCCGCGTTATACACGTTGCCCGTACTCATCACTTTAACTTTGTCACCTTTTTTCAATGTTCCGCTTTTAATACGGATCAGAGAAACAACGCCTAAATAGTTATCGAACCAAGAGTCGATAATTAGCGCTTGTAACGGTGCATCGCCATCACCTTCTGGCGGTGGGATTTCTTTTACTAAACGTTCGATAACATCTTGGACACCGATACCGGTTTTCGCAGAACAACGAACAGCATCATGGGCATCAAGACCCACAATGTCTTCAATCTCATCAGCAACACGCTCAGGATCAGCGGCTGGTAAATCAATCTTGTTAAGGACTGGAACGACTTCCAAGTCCATTTCAATTGCGGTATAGCAGTTCGCCAAGGTTTGAGCTTCAACACCTTGCCCTGCATCCACAACTAATAATGCGCCTTCACACGCCGCCAATGAACGAGAAACTTCATAGGAGAAGTCCACGTGTCCTGGAGTGTCGATAAAGTTCAGTTGGTAAGTTTCACCATCCGCTGCTTTATAATCGAGCGTTACGCTTTGTGCTTTAATGGTGATACCACGTTCACGTTCCAGATCCATAGAGTCTAAAACCTGAGCCGCCATTTCACGGTCAGTTAAGCCACCACAGATTTGAATAATACGATCTGACAACGTGGATTTTCCGTGGTCGATATGTGCAATGATCGAAAAGTTTCTAATGTTTTTGATTTTCAAGGTAATATCTTCTTTTAAATTGCCTTACAAAATCAGTTTTGAGCAAATTTTGCCACAAAACTAAAATGCTATGATTATCACAAGATTGCTAATTAGCAGCATTTTACATACAAGAACCCACTAACACAAAGATTCAATGTAAAACAACTGTAAACTAGCCAAAGTTGAATGAGTTACTTATTTCATTTTTCTTCATTTTTGAACGACCAAAAACAAAATCGCCTGTAGTAAAAAGCTTATGTCGTGAAAGCTTAGCTACAGGCGATGATGTGAGACAATGGCATTCAACCATGTGTTTGAACGCTGATTTCGCCGGGGGGCAGCCCTATTTGTAAAACGATAGGCTGAAAATCGATTTTATTGCGCCAACGTGAAGCCATTTCTCTCGCAGTGAAAAAGCCAGCAAACCCACCGAAAATGCCTGCTAATGCAACCCATACCTGCTCAAATTCAGCTAATTGAGCCAATGCGGCAAATATAAACAATCCAACCAATGGCGTTAAATAGACTAACATAGCAGAACGTAGCAAGCTTCCTTCAGGAATACCTACTTCAATTTTTTGTCCAACAACCAAAGGCTGTTCAACTTCAATTTCCAATTCGTGCTCTGTGTTAGGTCCTATTTTGTTTAAAGCATATGAACCGCAAGCCGCACGAGCGCTGCAACTTCCACATCCGGCTGAAGAGCCATAACGCAATAACGCTCGTCCTTTCTGCCACCTAACTACCGTTGCCCATTCTTTTACCATGATTTACTCCCGAAACTGAATGCTACTCGCAATTAACTGGGATGTTGATAGCGGTAGCTCCCCTATTATCGTAATCACATTTTGCTTTTGAGTCATGGTGTAAATTGTGCGGCGACCATTTTGTAGCGGCTGATCCAGTAAAGGACCTTTCGATGTTTTTGTCACATTAACCGAAAAGGTGAATAACCCATCGCTGAACATCGCTGTTTCAATGATGTCATCATCACTCAATTTTCGCGTAGAGCGAGACACTTCCTCAAAGCCTGGAGGCAGCATTCCCACCCGCCATTTAAATGATGGGTTTTCATTTTTTGGCGATACCAATAATGGTGGTAAATTCACATTACTGAGGGATTTCAATGAATCTTGTACATTTTTGCTATCTAAAACAGTCGAAATTACCCGGAACTGTTCCAGTGTTTGATTATTGTTGTCGAGCAAATCAACACGCAGTGGCAATTTAGTTTCTTCATCGATTAGTAACACATAATTAAATCGAGAATTATCTTTTGAAATAATACGGATGACTAATGCGGGTCTATCACCAATATGCGTACGGCCAGCATCAATAAAATTATAATAAGGCTGAATTTTTTGGTAATCAGCAAAAAGTACCGTAGGTAAGTTATCAATGATATGTTCGCCATTCAGGCTAAACGCATCGAATCCCGGTTCAAAATAACTAATTCGGTTGCCATTTTGTACTATTTCTCGGCGAGATGAATCCATTTGGATCATTTGAGAAATAGGAACACCATTGATAATCGCATGGCGATAGCGCACTGGAACGATATTTTGCGGATTGAATGTCATAAACGACATTTCATATGACAGGTTCTGGGCAGCCGTTCCCATTTCTTTGAAAAGAACATCGGCATCCGTAGATGATGCCGACGCTTGATTAGATATAATCAGGCTGCCCGTCAGGCAGAGGACGGATAACCATTTATTCATTATTGCAGTTTAACCCCTGCTGATGCGGTATTTTTATCACTGTCTTGATGTGGCTGATTCAGCATCGAACGTCTTTCAATTTCATACTGTTGCAGCATGGCATTGATACGTTGATTCTGTTGTTCGATTTGCTGAGACTGTTGCTCAGTGCCAAACAATTGGCTATCTGAAATATTTAAGCTAACTGGCGCACCACGTCCGACAGGAACAGTATTAAATACAGGATCATCCACAGTAGAATCGACGCTATTGCTTTGATTGTATTGTTGAACACCCACAATTACAGCGAGTGATACACATGCAGCCACACCGATTTGCGTAATTTGGCTAGCCCATGGACGAATTTTGTTCCAAAACGGGAAACCACTCCAGCTTGCAGGTTCTGGTTGTGATTCAACAACTGCTTGAGGATTAATTCGCACCGGTTCATTTTCCAGCGCTGCCGCAACTTTACTTGCAATATCAAAATGAATGACATCGCCTGTATCATTACGCAGAGTATCACGAACAAGATGATAGCTCTCCCAACGTTGCTTTAACGTTGAATCACATGAAATGGTGTTAATAAGTTCTAAATCTAGAGCTTCACCATCCATCATTGCGGAAAGTTTCTCTCTTTGCATGCCCAATTACCTTCAGTTAATTGCTCACAGTTAAATGGTAACTCGCGACCCAACCAATTAATGTTGTTGGATCAACGGCTGAACTTTTT
This window encodes:
- the rnc gene encoding ribonuclease III; this encodes MNPSLLEKLQRKLGYTFQQNDLLIQALTHRSASSKHNERLEFLGDSILSFVIANDLYHRFPKVDEGDMSRMRATLVRGNTLAEIAREFELGECLRLGPGELKSGGFRRESILADTVEALIGGIFLDSNIQTIEEIILAWYKVRLDEISPGDKQKDPKTRLQEYLQGRHLPLPNYLVVHVKGEAHDQEFTIHCQVSGIEEPINGIGSSRRKAEQAAAEQALKILEIE
- the lepB gene encoding signal peptidase I, which translates into the protein MANTFALILTLATLVTGIIWCLDKFKFAPARKAKLKKLREVTNGSMNEDELAKAVRRPSWLETGTSIFPVLAIVLIVRSFIYEPFQIPSGSMMPTLLVGDFMLVEKFSYGLKDPITQTTLIETGKPNRGDIAVFKYPKEPNVDFVKRVIGLPGDKIIYNPEAKELTIYPNCADNKCTEKLPVTYGPLEPSEWTMVFENSSVVDNQYGNYQIPVDQALPNNSLRQYGRSEKLDTVTHQILTINNYITQSKYVQPGLPLNEWIVPEKHYFMMGDNRDNSSDSRMWGFVPEQNLVGRAVFIWLSLDKQENEWPTGIRFSRIGPL
- the rseC gene encoding SoxR-reducing system protein RseC encodes the protein MVKEWATVVRWQKGRALLRYGSSAGCGSCSARAACGSYALNKIGPNTEHELEIEVEQPLVVGQKIEVGIPEGSLLRSAMLVYLTPLVGLFIFAALAQLAEFEQVWVALAGIFGGFAGFFTAREMASRWRNKIDFQPIVLQIGLPPGEISVQTHG
- the rseA gene encoding anti-sigma-E factor RseA, producing the protein MQREKLSAMMDGEALDLELINTISCDSTLKQRWESYHLVRDTLRNDTGDVIHFDIASKVAAALENEPVRINPQAVVESQPEPASWSGFPFWNKIRPWASQITQIGVAACVSLAVIVGVQQYNQSNSVDSTVDDPVFNTVPVGRGAPVSLNISDSQLFGTEQQSQQIEQQNQRINAMLQQYEIERRSMLNQPHQDSDKNTASAGVKLQ
- the lepA gene encoding translation elongation factor 4, coding for MKNIRNFSIIAHIDHGKSTLSDRIIQICGGLTDREMAAQVLDSMDLERERGITIKAQSVTLDYKAADGETYQLNFIDTPGHVDFSYEVSRSLAACEGALLVVDAGQGVEAQTLANCYTAIEMDLEVVPVLNKIDLPAADPERVADEIEDIVGLDAHDAVRCSAKTGIGVQDVIERLVKEIPPPEGDGDAPLQALIIDSWFDNYLGVVSLIRIKSGTLKKGDKVKVMSTGNVYNADRLGIFTPKQIDRDVLNCGEVGWLVCAIKDITGAPVGDTLTGARNPADKALPGFKKVKPQVYAGLFPVSSDDYEAFRDALGKLSLNDASLFYEPETSTALGFGFRCGFLGLLHMEIIQERLEREYDLDLITTAPTVVYEVQQTNGEIVYVDSPSKLPPLNNIEELREPIAECHMLMPKEYLGNVITLCIEKRGVQTNMVYHGNQVSLTYEIPMSEVVLDFFDRLKSTSRGYASLDYSFKRFQTSDMVRVDVLINNERVDALALITHRGNSQYRGRELVEKMKELIPRQQFDIAIQAAIGNHIIARSTVKQLRKNVLAKCYGGDVSRKKKLLQKQKDGKKRMKQVGNVELPQEAFLAILHVGKDS
- the era gene encoding GTPase Era — translated: MSELQSHCGFVAIVGRPNVGKSTLLNQLLGQKVSITSRKPQTTRHRIMGIHTEDNYQIIYVDTPGLHIEEKRAINRLMNRAASSSIGDVELVIFVVEGTHWTPDDEMVLNKLSSLRCPVILAINKIDNVVDKTSLLPHIGMISQKMNFLDVVPISAEKGTGVDTIAKIVKQHIPEAIHHFPEDYITDRSQRFMASEIIREKLMRFLGDELPYSVTVEIEQFKEMDKGGYHINGLILVEREGQKKMVIGNKGSKLKTIGTEARIDMERLFETKVHLELWVKVKSGWADDERALRSLGYVDDLK
- the rseB gene encoding sigma-E factor regulatory protein RseB, whose translation is MNKWLSVLCLTGSLIISNQASASSTDADVLFKEMGTAAQNLSYEMSFMTFNPQNIVPVRYRHAIINGVPISQMIQMDSSRREIVQNGNRISYFEPGFDAFSLNGEHIIDNLPTVLFADYQKIQPYYNFIDAGRTHIGDRPALVIRIISKDNSRFNYVLLIDEETKLPLRVDLLDNNNQTLEQFRVISTVLDSKNVQDSLKSLSNVNLPPLLVSPKNENPSFKWRVGMLPPGFEEVSRSTRKLSDDDIIETAMFSDGLFTFSVNVTKTSKGPLLDQPLQNGRRTIYTMTQKQNVITIIGELPLSTSQLIASSIQFRE